One region of Henckelia pumila isolate YLH828 unplaced genomic scaffold, ASM3356847v2 CTG_270:::fragment_1, whole genome shotgun sequence genomic DNA includes:
- the LOC140870858 gene encoding uncharacterized protein produces MKLRVTTVKYAFLVNDQSVGPLNPERGLRQGDPLSPYLFILCTEGLTTLLRKAEESGQLHGTKVCRGAPAISHLFFADDSMFLFRTNAFEGQNRQGAISSIMGVSNALDMGSWKKLCIRKEFGGLVFRDFYGFNLAMLGKQGWKLINDPNATICRIYKAKYYPTGDFLNANQGNNPSFAWSSILASQVLIRGYRWRIGDGSTINIWKEPWLRDHTNFYVSLPMIPDLHDWFVKDLMIPGSREWDHDLIGSIFGERDVQRITKIPL; encoded by the exons ATGAAGCTCCGTGTTACAACAGTCAAATATGCCTTTTTAGTGAACGACCAAAGCGTTGGACCCTTGAATCCAGAACGAGGACTTCGACAAGGAGACCCTTTATCGCCATACCTGTTTATCTTATGCACCGAAGGCCTGACAACATTGCTAAGGAAAGCCGAGGAATCTGGGCAGTTGCACGGTACTAAGGTTTGTCGGGGGGCTCCCGCAATTAGCCACCTATTCTTTGCTGATGACAGTATGTTTTTATTTCGAACCAATGCGTTTGAGGGGCAGAATCGCCAG GGGGCTATTTCTTCAATTATGGGTGTTTCTAATGCACTGGACATGGGAAG TTGGAAGAAATTGTGTATCCGAAAGGAGTTTGGAGGGCTGGTATTTAGAGACTTCTATGGCTTCAATTTGGCAATGCTTGGGAAACAAGGATGGAAACTTATCAATGACCCTAATGCTACAATTTGTCGTATCTACAAAGCTAAATACTATCCTACAGGGGATTTTCTAAATGCCAATCAAGGGAATAATCCAAGCTTTGCTTGGAGTAGCATTTTGGCTTCTCAAGTATTGATAAGGGGTTATAGATGGCGAATTGGGGATGGAAGCACAATCAACATCTGGAAAGAACCATGGCTCCGAGACCATACAAATTTCTATGTGAGCCTACCCATGATACCCGATTTACATGACTGGTTTGTGAAAGATCTGATGATTCCTGGGTCACGAGAATGGGATCACGATCTCATCGGCTCTATCTTTGGTGAAAGGGATGTCCAAAGAATTACTAAAATTCCTCTCTGA
- the LOC140870860 gene encoding uncharacterized mitochondrial protein AtMg00300-like has translation MESPVDSWVMDSGASFHTTGDCEVFSNYTAGNYGKVFLDDGKPLEIAVGQLDDEGHKVTFGDGSWKVSKGDMIIARGTKTGTLYMTSSCRDMLAAVDAGANSSLWHCRLGHMSEKGMKMLISKGKLPELKTVEHKLCESCVLGKQKKVSFSKGGREPKASKLELVHTDVWGPSSVTSLAGS, from the exons atggaaagcccGGTTGATTCATGGGTTATGGATTCGGGAGCTTCATTTCATACCACCGGTGATTGTGAGGTATTCAGTAATTACACTGCTGGCAATTACGGAAAAGTTTTCCTGGATGATGGAAAACCGTTGGAAATAGCTG TGGGACAGCTCGATGATGAAGGAcataaagtgacctttggtgatggctcttggaaagtGAGCAAAGGAGACATGATTATTGCTCGAGGAACGAAAACAGGAACCCTGTACATGACTTCTAGTTGCAGAGACATGTTAGCAGCTGTGGATGCTGGAGCTAACTCAAGTCTATGGCActgtagacttggacatatgagtgagaaggGAATGAAGATGTTGATATCAAAAGGGAAGTTACCAGAGTTAAAAACTGTCGAACACAAACTAtgtgaaagttgtgttcttggaaaGCAGAAAAAGGTGAGCTTTTCGAAAGGCGGTAGGGAACCAAAAGCATCAAAGTTGGAGCTGGTTCATACTGATGTGTGGGGGCCATCTTCTGTGACATCCCTTGCCGGCTCATGA